Proteins encoded in a region of the Phaenicophaeus curvirostris isolate KB17595 chromosome 1, BPBGC_Pcur_1.0, whole genome shotgun sequence genome:
- the LOC138735464 gene encoding matrix metalloproteinase-27-like — MLERMHKKQKADCSPTRIEMRVRMKDLSLLLLTFAAVSNALPIHPEKYNNEEDAKLVQDYLNQFYTVEADPKQLGWKINDESTAEKLQKMQQFFGLKVTGKPDPVTLEMMKKPRCGVPDVGLYGVTLPGWKKNKLTYRIVNYTPDMSREDVDKAIQKALKVWSTVTPLIFTRIHEGVADIMIAFGTKAHGHCPRYFDGPLGVLAHAFPPGNGFGGDAHFDEDEDWTTGSAGFNLFLVAAHEFGHSLGLSHSNDQRALMFPNYAYVTPSEFPLSPDDINGIQSIYGSRPNAPDKRPATPTSPKTCDSQISFDAITTLRREIIFLKGRHLWRVYPDNSAVELELISAFWPTLPPGIQAAYENTKDQILFFKGNKFWVISGYRVLLGYPKNISTLGFPKGVKKIDAAVCNKDTGKTDFFIGDKYWRYDENSQSMDMGYPRRTVNDFPGINQKVDAVFQQKGFFYFFHGSKQWEFDPTVKKVVREIKSSSWFNC; from the exons ATGCTAGAGAGGATGCacaagaagcagaaagcagacTGCTCTCCTACCAGGATAGAGATGAGAGTAAGAATGAAGGATCTTTCGCTTTTGCTTTTAACGTTTGCAGCTGTTTCTAATGCTCTTCCCATCCACCCAGAGAAATACAACAATGAAGAAGATGCGAAGCTTGTACAG GACTATTTAAACCAATTCTATACTGTTGAGGCAGATCCAAAACAACTTGGATGGAAAATAAATGATGAATCCACAGCTGAAAAGCTTCAGAAAATGCAACAGTTTTTTGGGCTGAAAGTGACTGGAAAACCAGACCCTGTGACATTGGAAATGATGAAGAAACCCAGGTGTGGAGTTCCTGATGTGGGCCTCTATGGCGTTACTCTgccaggatggaaaaaaaacaagctgaCATACAG AATCGTGAACTACACACCAGATATGAGCAGAGAGGATGTGGATAAAGCAATCCAGAAGGCACTGAAAGTGTGGAGCACTGTGACCCCACTGATTTTCACTCGTATTCATGAGGGAGTAGCAGATATAATGATTGCATTTGGGACAAAAG CTCATGGACATTGCCCTCGTTATTTTGATGGCCCACTTGGTGTCCTCGCTCATGCCTTTCCACCTGGCAATGGTTTTGGTGGTGATGCGCACTTCGATGAGGATGAAGATTGGACCACAGGCTCAGCTG GATTCAACTTGTTCCTTGTTGCTGCTCATGAGTTTGGTCATTCTCTGGGTCTCTCTCACTCTAATGACCAGAGGGCTTTGATGTTCCCCAATTACGCCTATGTCACCCCCAGTGAATTTCCTCTCTCTCCAGACGATATAAACGGCATTCAGTCCATTTATG GATCTCGACCAAATGCCCCAGATAAAAGGCCAGCCACTCCCACCTCACCTAAAACCTGTGACTCTCAGATTTCTTTTGATGCTATAACTACACTCCGACGAGAAATCATTTTTCTAAAGGGCAG ACATTTGTGGCGAGTCTATCCTGATAACTCAGCAGTTGAACTTGAATTAATTTCTGCCTTCTGGCCAACACTGCCACCTGGTATTCAAGCAGCGTATGAGAACACGAAAGATCAAATCCTATTTTTCAAAG GTAATAAATTCTGGGTTATCAGTGGATATCGGGTATTGCTTGGTTATCCAAAGAATATCAGCACACTGGGCTTCCCAAAAGGTGTGAAGAAAATTGATGCAGCAGTTTGTAATAAAGATACAGGGAAGACAGACTTTTTCATAGGTGACAAGTACTGGag GTACGATGAAAACAGCCAGTCCATGGACATGGGTTATCCTAGACGCACAGTCAATGACTTCCCAGGAATTAACCAGAAGGTTGATGCTGTTTTCCAACAGAAAG GATTCTTCTACTTCTTCCATGGATCAAAGCAGTGGGAGTTTGACCCTACTGTTAAAAAGGTTGTCCGCGAAATAAAGAGTAGCAGCTGGTTTAACTGTTAA